The Acipenser ruthenus chromosome 45, fAciRut3.2 maternal haplotype, whole genome shotgun sequence sequence GAATATATAGGTGTCCTCCAACAAAACGCGCTCTCAGTTTGTCAAATACATTCACTTAATATTGCAGAATTTGCAAATAAATCCAGGCTGATGTATATTGAACTATATATCCGATAGATTTATTTTagatcggtgtgtgtgtgtgtgtatatatacaatatttattcacttgtttgtgTCCCGTTCTCATTAAAAGATGTCCTAGAAATATGTTGCCGAGTTATTCACGTTCTCATTATTATCTCTATATTAAGACTTTTGTATTGACCGGACGCAGTGCAATCAACGCTACTTGGAAAGCGTGTATTCTATCCATGAATATTGTTCTTTAAACTTGAGGGATGAACACAAATGTGTCTCGCGGGCAGGCCGAACGACTTCCGCCAACATTTGCATAATCCACGCAAGGTTTTAACAGGCATCTGTAACGCGGAtggggtttgtatgctgtcagCGCTGTTCTGAAACGCGGAGGGTTTGTATGCTGTCAGCGCTCTTCTGACAATGCAACCGCACATATGCACACAGTGCTGGTTTATATTAGACTTTAACACGTATCTATCAAACAGAACGCGCTCTCCACTGATCAATCACAATCACTTACATTGCGGAATTTGCATATAAAtccatgctgtttttttaaacgGAATTGATGTAGCGCATCGAATAGttgattttaaacatttgtttaaatctgATCTCCTGTTTAGCAATACTGCAGCCCAGCAAATTAATAGCCGCTCCTAGCATTTGTATTTATGAAACGGGGCACGTTTTTTAAAGTACTGCACGTGCAATAGGCGCATCGTGGCAATGGCAGACAGCTGAGCGCACGCACGTTCGCAACGTGCTGATGGTAGAATTTTAGACCCACGTTTTAATAAAGTGGAAAATGAGCAGCGGGATAGGAACTAATACTGCGCCATTGTTACTGTCTGACCCGCGTTTCTACGATTGCACTCTCAAAATACTCACGATAATGTACCCAACGCAATGACGATGAAGTGCTGAGATTAAAATCTCATCAGATCCATCTGTTTTTTAGAATGTCCACAAAACCGGTTTTGTTGGAAGTTAGGAATACGACAAAAGCAGGATTTATTGGCGCTGTCCGTCTCTCCTGATAATATAGGCTGCGGATTCAATCCCGAAGCTGTTCTCCTCACATTTCAGTGTGCGTGAAGTGTAAGCAGTCTAGCAGAAATCCTGCACACGCGATTCATATTCTGCTCCTCGTtgctttatttcaaacaaacattcACTTCAGACCCACATTGCTATAGTTTCAGGAAGTtatgctgctgtttttttataaACGGTTTCTAGATTTTGTTTGGAATCCGATGTGAGAGATTGAGTTTTCATTTGCGGTTTGTGTGGACTTTGGGCTTGTAAAAAATCTGGTAAATTGCATTGTTCGGGACGGGTACGTGTTCATTTGTGATTGTCCGGGCAACAGAGAtgagtgttttttgtatttttttctgtgttgcTATTTTAATGTAATCGCCATGTCAACCGTCTAAACATAAATTAATCCCCGATAATTGGCAGAAGTTAACAATGGTAAAAAAAACCTTAGTCGctacttttttttccccttggtAGGCAAATATTACTGACAGTAAGTCATAAATCTTTACGCATGTGGAAAATCATAGTCGCAAAATGGTATAACACTTATCAAAACagtattttgaatttatttcttaATTCCCCAGAccgtgtctgctaaaaaaaaagcGTGCATTGAAAACACAAcccgttttaaaaaaacaaagcttgTATGTATTATGAAACATCTGCATTAAATAATGTATAGAAAACAGAACGAGATACCTCCCTTTGTTATGTACGGCCCCTTCAGCTAAGCGGGCACACTTGCATTCTCATACACTTGTTTACCGTGTGATTGCAGACCGTTGCATGTGGCTAAGCATTGCTTTGTATAATTCTATATTCTGTCGCATATTTTAATGTAGTTCTGTTGTAATAAGACGTGCTATGAGGTTCATACCGGGAAACGGCGACTTCCACAGATGACTCGATTGCGTTTGCTCTTTGGTACAGTAAACCTGTCCGTCCCAACCGTTCGACAGCGCCCAGTGCTGATAACCCTCCATGGGTATCAACGCATCGTGCCTCGGTTCCGGGTGGGAGTTAATGCTCGGTACCACCGACACGTCTAAATAGCCCGGAACGGCTTGGTACGAGCTGGCAAAACTCGGGTAAAACGCGAACTCCTTAGCCCGGGACGATAGTTCCTCGGAGGGGAGAGCGCCGCTGGGTTCAGCATACTTTTCAGCGGGGTGGTAGGAGCAAGGCTTCTGCTGTAAGTTCACGTTGTGCGAATGGGACAGCCGGCACCCGTAGTAAGGGCTTCCGAAGGGGTAGCCGTAGCCCAGGGGCGCGCTGGAAGAAGTCTGGGGTGCGGGGCACTGCCTGCTGGGGTCCGGGGAAGAAATGTCCGAATAGACCGACCCTTGGTGAGTTGCAATGCTCCCGGAATGGCGACCTATAGCTGGGTGGTGGTGGTTGATCAAATCCCGGCAGTGGCTCGCTGGACAATTTCCACTTAGTACCTCCATGGCTGagtttttattgtgattattttcATGCGGGCTTTTTTCATACACGTACATGAAGGTATCCGCCCAACGTGGATGCAGAACCAACGAAGTCGTCATATCACGGGCTGCCGGTGCTATTTAAAAATCCAGTTCCCCCAACAGAGACACCTCATTTCTcagcgcactttcttttttttttttttttacacgcaTGCGCCTGCGTCAAAAGTGCGAGTGACCAGTTCATTAAAGATACAGATCGGGGCACGTGATATGCAAATGAGGCGAAATGAAGCTCTCGGGGGGCTTGCTCATGTGATCCCCTTTTAAAAAGTCCCTATCTCATATTTCCCGATCACCTTTGGCAATTAGGCAGGGGCATCCCATTGGCTGACGCGAGTTTAGAATTGACAACCCTTAAAGGGGAAGACGGACACTATCAGTGTACACGATTTAGCCGATTCTAGGACTTTTTTTGTtcttaaagtaaacattttgacTCACAGGAATGTGGACTATATGCAGTTTATAGGTAAAATACTTTGTCtatatctctgtgtgtatatatgagagagagatagTGTGTTATTGTAGAGAGTGTGTTTTAAACAGTATAGCTCTGACGCTGCTAcgctttatttttgtgtgttattgttaGTGGCATGTGTCATTTTTACAgcgattgtatttatttacaaatcatAATTCGGTCGTTAGTCGTGATTGCAGTGTGGGATCAAACAATCGCGTTTTTAACATTCCGTATTAAACCTACGCAAtacctttaaataaatataaaaaatctctTCTTTGAAAGTTCTGATGCGCTTAACGCGTTCTGTGCATTCAACTTGGTTTCATTATAGTAGCTTTAttctgattttaattttttttttttttaataaatcttacAATAAAACACTTGGCTATTGATTTTGTCGCCTGTACTTTTTCAACGCGATACAGGCCTTTTTCAATGTGATGTACTAATTAAGGTTCCATTCGTGTTCTTAAATTGCCTTACGATTTGTAGCGCCTTTTAATATgagtttttgttgtgtgtgtgagagagagagatatactgccattttatttaatgCACAGTGTAATGTTAACAGACTTGTTTTGGTTTTGAGTTAAAATCAATtcggaaaatattttaaaaatatttaagcaCTCGAGTTATCGTCGATCTAATGCATGTTGTTACACGGCATTatgttaataatattaaaaacacaaagcttATTAAGCACAAAGGCTTAATATCTTACTTATGCTGGTTTATATGTTGGTGTGAATTGCCGTTcaagtgtgtgtaattatatatatatagtttttgctcaaaagagccaacttcccaccGCTTCGGTATGTTTACCGCGATGTCATGGTAACCACACTCACTTATTTGTACTGAAATctattaatgttattatgatgtcatttactacatagttaatgatgtaacgatctactaTTCCTGTCTATTTAAACGTTACTGAATCTATTTATCCGTTTTTTTTCCCGTTATTCTTCTACTGTAAGTAATTCTTGTTTCTTCAAAAACTACAAATTTCTTAGTCATTCATATTTTGTTCAGATTTTGTGTTGAACTACTTAATTTCATATGTTGGGTAATTCtgtgtgatttatatatatatatatatatatatatatatatatatatatatatatatatatatataaataattacacacacaatgtaaatacATTGTACAGCTTGGTATATCATTCCTTTAGTATAAAGCATTATTACGACCAAGTGTactgaacaaaaatacaaattaagaAAAGCAAACCATATTTATCAGTGCTAAATAAACAGAATGTTTCCTATAATGTAAAAGAAGCACGTAGTGAGATCAcagatatatgtatgtgtgtgtgactttatatatatatatatatatatatatatatatatatatatatatatatatatatatatatatatatataaattgactaAAGTATTATTGGCTAGTAAGTATTATTGAAACAAGTTTCTAAGACAAATGAATGCGGGGGCGTCTGTTAAATTCAGAGCAGGCCAATGGCGGCGTGGGAGTGCAAACTCGCTTTTACACCGCAGCTCAAGAACAAAGAGCCCAGCTGATAAAGTACGTTGTTCAAAATATCAATTTTAAGCGTGTGATCTTtgcaatgttgcatttttaaGGTGTTCGTGTGTTTTTAAACATGCTGTCGCATTCCACTATCGCCTTGTTGATTTTATAATGTAAGGCGCAGTGAGCGGTCATTGTCCGCCGCGCTTTCCAATTAATAACATTGCAAAACTTATTTTAGGAAAACCATTTCCTTATATTAATATAAGattaaaaactaatttaaaacacCAAAAACTAATGTAAAGCACCATATAACGCATTTCCTCAAAATCACAGAATTCTATCACCAACTAACAATcagaaatgcatgtttttttttttttgcatggcttTTATTGTATTGGTTTATCTATTTACCTATATATTGATTGATTATttgctttgggtttttttttttaagcaacataGCCCAATATATCGACCCACACTGCGGCCATTCCATTGTGCCTTTGATCGGGTCGACGAGCAGATGTCGCGATACAGATCAGAtacttgtgagatttaaaagaTTTCCTCCAACCGGCAGCTGCCACAGAAGGCCAAGGTCAAGTTAAGAAAATCAGACAAACAGGGTCGTAACGAGAGTCTAGACGCACAAGAATGAACTTCACACTTTCTGTCGAGTTTGCATGCAAACAACCAGCAATTAAGGAATCCGTCAACACAAGAGAGAGGCTCTCAAGAAAGTGAAAGAACaaaaaaaggagagaaagaaaCACTGGCATCTCATGAAAACACGTTGCTTTAACTTGAAGCATTTCTTTCCTTTTAAAGGAAGTGTGTGTAAGCGTTGGGGGAAAAAATCAATTTTCTATAATATTTGAAaattgcaatacaaaataaatagcatTATAGGGTATCGGAGGGACACAGTTTAAAATGATTAGTGTCATTATCGGCTGTGCGTTTAATGCATGTAATATTACGTCTTTACTGTTCTTAACACTTTTTCATATGATGTATTTTGTCTTCACGCTCAGTATAGGCTTTCCCGGGTATCTTAACCGTTTACATGTAACTCCTTCTCTATAGTGATTCAATTCGAAATCCGTGAACGCCGGTATTTTTCAATTAAAGTGAATtatttggtgtgtgtgtttgtatatatatatatatatatatatatatatatatatatatatatatatatatatatatatataatgatttctcCAGAAATAACTAACTTGGAAGTTTGCCGAATACATTGAAACAGAAGCTCTGTGCATAAACTGACGCATTTGATGCAAACATTcatatttgaaaacatttaaaaataacgtTTCCTAACCCTATACCCTttgaaagaacacacacacacatttctcatTTCTGTCTCGCTTTACAGCAGGACAAACAGGTATCTGGTTCTTAACTGGGGGAGCTGCAGTACCCCCAATATTAtatcagctggctctttgagctttatataatataatataatatatatatatatatatatatatatatatataatatcttgctcttaattgtattaatgcttgtactgtgattcttgaaatgtatttttgtttacgactgtaagtcgccctggataacggcgtctgctaagaaaataatattattattattattattattattattattattattattattattattattattatttattaataataataataataataatttaagaataaGCTCGGATAACTTAAGAaacccttttaattttttttttttttccccagatcaCATACATATGCAATTATAAACAGAATAAATATAAACTACTTGAGACTGTAATTTTGATTTCACTACAATACATACATTTGTtgttggggggaaaaaagttaGGATTTAGAGTCATACATTCCCCCAGATGTAGCAATTGTGTTATGTtgggaagctgtgtgtgtgttattgtgaaTTGGATGTATTATGGACAGTGTAGTGCACTCGAATCAgcagtttttaattattataattgatCTAAATCTTTTGCCCAAATGGTTCTTTCCGGAACCCCGTGGACACATAGCCCGCTCCGGTTTCCTTGCGGTCCAATGGTTCTTTACAGAACCGCGATGAAACCCCCCTCCCAAGCGTTCTATCCGAACGCATTCCGTTCTACCTCGAGTGCTCGTCTGTAAATCCTTTATCCAATACACTGCAGGCCTGGTGTAGTAAATTCTC is a genomic window containing:
- the LOC117967007 gene encoding homeobox protein Hox-C13a, whose product is MTTSLVLHPRWADTFMYVYEKSPHENNHNKNSAMEVLSGNCPASHCRDLINHHHPAIGRHSGSIATHQGSVYSDISSPDPSRQCPAPQTSSSAPLGYGYPFGSPYYGCRLSHSHNVNLQQKPCSYHPAEKYAEPSGALPSEELSSRAKEFAFYPSFASSYQAVPGYLDVSVVPSINSHPEPRHDALIPMEGYQHWALSNGWDGQVYCTKEQTQSSHLWKSPFPDVVPLQPEVSGYRRGRKKRVPYTKLQLKELEKEYAASKFITKEKRRRISANTNLSERQVTIWFQNRRVKEKKFVCKSKTSHVPPT